Within Thunnus thynnus chromosome 15, fThuThy2.1, whole genome shotgun sequence, the genomic segment CTGTGTACTACAGGAGGCAGTGCGGTATTACAACCAGACCACTATGCAGCTACAGATGCTGGAGTTCTCCAAACAGCGCCTGGTGAGCGACGATGAGGTGCGTGCCTGTGTTTACatagtttagtgtgtttgtgccttAGAGATTATCTTTGGTCAAGTGAAGGGAAGGTAATATACAGTTCATCCTTAAAAATACACCTGCTTGAAGTCAGTTAGTGTTTTGATTAGTTTGTTTGCAGCTCTGTCGTTGCGTAAATGATGGAAAAACCCTGGATTCTTCCATCTGGTCACATGACTCCCTGCAGTACAATGTGGGCCCTGTTTTTATCAGGCTGCGATATCACAGAGCTCCATGGGGTGGCAGCATGACACTGGCATTTCTTTAAATTATTATGATGCAGCACAAGGAGTGTGACCATCAGGGCAACCCAGCATAAACCAGATTACATGCTGCATGTGGTAAATACTGTTCACTTCTTGACTGTAATCGCTTAAGTAATGTCAGGTATGAGAAATCTGAGATAGAACTATGAGTGGGAGGATTTCTGCTGATTCACTTAGTGCAAATGTCActtatgaaataaaacagatgctTATCTttggtttgttcttttttgtgtctgtgtgtctgcaggggGAGGTGGTGGAGTTTATAGATGAGTTCTTGGAAATGGATGAAGAGCCCACATTGGAAAGCAAGCTttaacactggaaaaaaaaactgctcgtGTTTATTGGGTTTTGTAAGGGGCTTTGATTGGTCACTGTGTTTTTACTTGCAGCTCCACATCCTGAATATTTTTCTAGATTCTTATTTTGTGCACTAAATATGCAGCTCAGAGgcatttacatacaacataGTGGCTAAACGATACAAGAACGATGGTAATAgagatataaatatttttactgttactgttactgttttatGAATTAATTCATCCACTGTGAACCGTGTATGTTGTAAAtggacatttttacaataaaataacttcCCAAACATCAGATTTCATGAGTAACCATCACAATACTACAGTTACTGGTTTTGGGAATGCGACTAGTTGGGAATAATTGATTTTTGACTCAGACGCCAATAAAAATTCCCAGAGAGATGATAGAAAGGAGCGGATGGAGTTGAACAGCATGGGTCCTTTTTAGACTTGATCAGGTCTGGAGGGCTGtgctgagcagagagagacagccagaggaaacactgagttGTTTAATAATGTTTGAACATTGAGTCTCTGTGCAGTTTATCACACAGCGATGTTAAAAACCCACAGAGGAACATTCCCTCTGTCTTACTGTTTCTCTGACTCTGCGTCCGCTTTCTGTCCTGcctgtttttactgtatgtgttttattacTTCTCCCTCGCCCGTACTTATCTATCATCTcctttcatttattgtttttcaacatttttggaacaTGTCACAGAGAAGTAGACGATTATGGCTGGTGGAACGGACATTGGTTAAAAATTAAGATAAAAGCCTGATTGTCAGGAGTGAAGGTCACAGGTCATAGTCACACCTCGAGATTTGACAAAAGGTCAAgcactgttcacacacacactcactggtGAAATCtgaaatacagtgtgtgtgaatgcgtcCGTtgtgtctgtcataggctacttttggggacaaatttcaaaCTTAGGACCAGTTAACTGGGGATGACTTgaccaattggggacaaaagccgtgtCCTCAGTTGggaaaaagatgatttttggGTGAGTGGTTAAGGTTGGGGTTAGGAAAGTAGTGGtgatggttagggttaaggtaagtctccaggaaattaatgtaagtcaatgtaatgtcaccaaaagtgaccatgatctGATATGTGTGAacctgacagaaataaaaaacacaaagttgtgTACAGTGTAATAATAACCCCATAGTCACATGTTTAGGAGTTTATTGTGGCCTACAgaacacatacacagtacaCACTTCATCCTGACATCACACTCATCAGGCACTttgagatgaagaagaaacagacatGATGAAATAGTAGcacttttcttgttttccttttttaatacTTGCTTTCTTTCAAATCTTGTGCTCATGGTTTTGCATGTAACTCGAGTGATCCCAAATGTAATCTCAGTATTTTTAACTTTCtctatgattattttcagtctTCAAGCATGGACAAAAGCTGACGACAGGAGTACAGTACTTGTGTTTCAACAGCAGTGTGGAGTGGTAGGTGAAGTAAAAGGCAGTGGAGTAGATTTTGAGTAGAGTGGAGATTAGCTGACCCTGTGTAAGACCTGAAGAGGTAATGTCTAATATCAACCGAGCTCGACTGTCCTGGTGAAGAGAGATATGTCCCATTTTCTCGACACCAGTTATGCTACAATCTGAAACAGAAAGTTATTATAGTCAGAGGTTCATATTTACAGAAACAGACTGTATGGTGTTGTGGAAAAGCTTTCCGCTACACATCCAGTTGTTGAAAGAGGAAAGGGACTTATAGGAGTGTTGGTCACAGATTTACAAGGAATTTTTTCAAGGACATTTTAACAAAAGCCATCAAATTATCCTTGTTGTTTTGATGTgagcattattattgttttttatttaatttgtggtgaTATGATTTTGGATTTCAGgattttattatttagttttatattgaatgtcttgtgtgtgtttgggggaggggttatgtttttttaacatcttgggaccaTTAAGGTCTtggaaatatgtaaaaatacataaaacacatcattaaagaaaaaaaaaattctacagATACTTTATTTCCCATGACCTCACTAGATCATTACTCCACTCTCAGATACCACAATGTGGAAATAATTTTTATCAGTTTGAATTTAGGAATAGAAATTGGCTGTTTTTGACTAAACCCAAATCCACCAAATCCTTATTTCATaaccagattagaaaacacatctaaaaaagctttttataaTCCAGCTGAGAACACTGGATGTTTTGGAAAGTTGGACATATACTTACAACTGACGACACCATAAAGTACCTTGTCTACTAGATAACACCCACTAACACTGACACACCTACAATAAAGCTCTTTCTATTGAAGTCATTGCCATACAGTTTATCTTTATACATCACATGAATTACAAACTCTAATCTTTAAGTTTAAACCCTCTCATGGCTATTtgaatttatttacatttgcccttttttttttactgttggaacttttctatttttctgtgtgtatttcatGTATTTGGCACATTATGGAAACAGCAAGTGTAAATattacagaaacatacaaatctACAGTCAGGACAAACATCAGAACTCATGAAAGTAAATATCATCCACTGATGAATATCTCACTTTACATTTATCATTATAGGTAAGGTAAATACAACAATTTATTATGATACACATATTAGAACATGTGGTCCAGCCTTAGATTTTACCTAAAGTCCTGTTATTGGCGCTCCAACTCCACAAGTTATTTAGAAATCTAATAACAATTTTGATTgaattttcatgaaaaaaataataattttgcaTTACACTGACAGCAGTCAGATTATTTCAAACTATTCATAATAACTCAAATTTAAATTATAACATTGGTTATTGTGTTCTTAGGTTATCtttgttgccatggcagcacCACAATGTTTGATCTCTGGTCGGCCTGAAAACCGTCGGCATGCTCTCTGGTTCCTCAGTCGGGAACTTCAACCGCTGACCGGTATATTGCACggacctgagacacacacacacacacacacacacatatactcacacacatgcacacaaagggGCTGAGTCTGCAGTCTGGACACCCACTCTAAATCTCCCACCAAACCACTGTCAAAACCAACAGGGACAGGAAAATCTGTATCCTGTCATCCTTTCACTCCTCACACCTCCCCGTTTTGTATCTGCCACTTTTTCTACTCTTCCCCCCTCACTTTTCTTCATACCACTCATTATACTCTTTCATCTGCtctaatcatcatcatcatcctttttttctttcatgctaGTCTAATACAAGACGGGTCGTTCATTTGGGACGAGCAAATCTGCTGCAATGATCTGAAAGTGTTCTGAACTTCAGCGCTCTTGTCCTGGAGTGGGATACAGTTTTTATCAACACAATAAACAGAAGAGAAGATTGAGATTGACAAATCCAGAACAATACACAACGACAATTAACAGAGCAGTCAatgaaaccatgaaaaacaacagcaaggTAACACAAAAGAATGTCCAAGAGCGTTGGAGGTTGAAGTCTCAGTTCATATATTCAGGCAGATGTGCCCTCTGTTGTGGTTTTCCTACATGGTCATTTCCTTATAATCTCCTTCCTGGGGCTGAGTCCAGTCCAGGCACAGTCCCTCCACCTGTCCAGCTAGATGCCAGAGCTTTGAAAATAATGGGTAGGTATGACAAAGATGAGTAAAATTCCTTACAAATAATCTTTTTTCACTTTGTAGAGCATCAGTTCTTGttgttttactatatttactatattttcaCACAGGTAAGGTTTTGCCTTTCACACCTGCTTCGTGGTCCAAATCATCTCTTCATACCTATCCAGAATCTTCAAATATGCAGTAGTGTCTAGCAAGATGAGGGGCTGTGCTTTCCGCTCAAATTCCTCTGAATCATCCCAAATTCCCAAATGTCTCTGCCCTCCGTCAGTgtccatccctctctctttaGCTCTCTCCTAAACTTTTTGCTGCATCTCTATCTGTTGGCCCTGTCTGGTCTGACTTTGCCCCTTCCCATTCATCTTGTACATTGAGCTTTTCTGCTGTTGCCGCCGGTAACACCACACCCCGACGATGACCGCCGCAGCGATCACACACACTGCCACGATTATGGCTGCCACCGTGGGACCTCGGCTGGAAGAGCTGGGAGGATGGGGAGGGCAGTCCTCACCTGTACAGATTGCCTCCCCCATCTCTCCTTCCACCTCGCCCCTATCGCCGGTCTCGCCGGGCAGGTTGTGCACAGTGTGTTCCTCCATCGCTCCGGTGATGACGTCGCCATCGTGCACAGGTGGGGCCGGGCCATGATTGAGAAAGGGGTGCTCGGTGAGGTCACCCATCCAGGAGTGGGTAGGAGCTGCCTGTTGTGTGTCGTATTCCAGGGTGTCGGAGTTCGAGGGCTCTGGCTCGTCAGGAGAAGGAGCAGCAGTGGGGATCAAGCGAGGCACCACTCCGCCTTGCTCTAAGTCAGAGTCATTAGTGGGAGACTCAGGCATCTCTGGTAAACTGGTGTAAGGGACAGGCTTCTCCACCTCATTGGGTCTGTCTGTTGTCCTGACAACAGTTCCCCCCTCTCTATCTTCTGGTCCCACCCTTTCTGTTGTGGAGTCACTTGTTTCAGTTTCCTCTTGAGCGACTGGGTACCCGTCCAGCCAGGTCTCATCCGTGGTGGCCGCTCCTTCTGCTCCCTTCTGGGTGACATTCTGACGTTCATCTGTTTCTATAGAAAAGATGACATGCGGATGGCCATCGTCATTATCTTCACGGCTATCATGGCTGTCATGGTCGTCATAGCTGTCATGGTCAATGTGCTCATGATCATCGAGATTGTCGTGGTCACGATCGTCTTCACTTGTATCGTAATGTTCCTTGCCGTCATCATGGTCGCGACTGTCTGGATGTTCCTCCAAACCATCAGGATGTTCCTGATCATCGTCAGTGTGATCGTCTGTCACATCCTCGTGATCCTCGTAGCTTTCATGTTCATCGTAAGTATCTTCTCGATCATCATAATCCTGGCTGCCGTAGCGAACATGATCACGCTCATCTTCATGTTCACCCATGTCATAATGGTCATAACGGTCATCATGATTTTCATAGCGACCACGTCTGTCCAGATCATCATCCTGAGCTGAAATGTAATGTTTCGAATCATCATCATGGCCATCTTCGTCCTGATGACTGTGGTGGTCATCTTGATCATCGTGGTGGCTGTCGTCATGGACGTCCTGGTCGTCATGGTGGCTGTTGTCATGATCATCTCGGTCATTTGTGTCGTGATCGGCATAGCTGTCTTGCTCGTGATCATGATCATGATCATCAACAGGAAGCTGGTGGGGCTGCCTTTCTTGGCTCTCCTGCTCTTTACTCTCATCTGATTGGGCACCCGAAGCCCTCTGCGTAGTCTGTGTGACAGGACTGGTAGAGACCGGGTGTCCCTCCTGCTGAAAGGCCTCAGAGGGGAACCAGAAGAGGTGTTTctgggagagaagagagacaggtGCCTCTGTGGCATCAGTTTTGAccacctccttcctctcctgttCCCACCGCGGATGGCCTATTAAGTCCTCAGCAGCCTGTTCcttgtctttctctcctgcttttgtaGCTCCTTCAAATTTCCTACCGTGCTCAATCACCTCTCCTCCCACTTCCTGCTCTTTATGCTGGTCTTGATGCTCCACCTCTCCCTCGAAACTGAAGCTCGTCCCTTCCTGCTCCTGAGTCCTCTTCCCCTCCGGATATGCTGCTCCATGCACCTCCTCGTACACTTCGCCATGAGCTTCCTCTGGTCCCTCATTGTGGTGCTCTGCCCCTCCATAGGAATCTGTGAACTTGTCCTCATAGTCCACGTGACTCTCAGTCTCATCTGCAAACAcataaagaagaaacagaaagttACATCAATTCTCTACATTCATGATCATATAGCTCAACTCAAAGAAATCAAAAAGAGCATTTGCATTAgatagcctggctctgtctaaaggaAAAAGATTCACATGTAGTGCTTCAACAGCTCattatttcttggctgggagcagtAATTTTCTGAAGTCCAATAATCACCCCCGCCTCCCtcagtttccagtctttatgctaggctaagctaaacGGCTGCTAGCTCCAGCTACATATTGAACATAAGAGAGCGACATCAATCTTCTCGTCTTTTCATCTAACTTtcaacaagaaagaaaatgctaaaaattCCCAAAACGTTGAACTATTCTATTCCTTTAAGATAAAGCAATATCTACTTTATTGTTTACCCTTCATCACAGGTTATAGCCTACTCAAAACATGATAGCAGTTGAGAGCAGTTCAACCTCTTGTACTTGActtcaatgaggaaaaaaacaattctcGGTACAGTATTGTCACACTTCATTTAATGCTCAGAGCTTGGCACACTCGACACAGACGTAcaagctgctgcagaggagTGAGTCCCGAAGAGTGGGGCGAAtacttctttatctctttctcaGAAACTCCTTAAGGAGTAAGGAGTTGTGACTAATCTATGTGTGGTTATAGCCAAACAGACATGGCAGGATATGCTTCAGCATGAAcagatgttctttgtttctctttcacatgGGAACATACAGTTCAGAAGCACAAACATGGTTTCTATTACTGTCAATAAGTACTTTCAACCtttcacaagttcacacaagCACATGTACATATTCGTATAATAATTTCTCTCACAAGATTGATACATTTGAAGGATTTCTAGATATTTGAATAGgtgaaattattatttcaaaagagaataatacaaattaaaaagtaaaatctgaaaaatcaTTTTGTGACCCTTCAGATACAATTTGGTAACCTCTGGTTTAGAGCACAAACATGTCTACATCTCTGTTAGCTAACCATGCACATGAGCTTTAGATTCTGCCTTCATAGAAAACTCTTGCACCCTTCTCCCTCTGTTGTGAACTGGGCCACATTATGGCATGTCACACTGAGGTGCCATAGCAGCCATTTTCATCGCAACTCACAACTGAGACATTGTTTTCCAAAAGCCAGGAATCAGGTACTCATCACCTAACAACAGTGGGAGCTAACAAGAGCTTTGAAGAGGAATACAAATACAAGAATacaacataaatattttaaacaccTTCTTACCTTTGACACAAACCTGCACCAGTCCATACCACTCTCCACAGCTGTCGCACAGGAGGCTGAAAGCACTGTGTCCACTGGACATCACATAACCCGGCACACATGTGTACAGCAGCTCGTCGCCCATCTCCAAGTCACTGTGTCCCTGCATACGAGCATTTGGAAAGGATGGAGGATCACCACACGCCACACCTGTCAgcaacaaacacagatgcatttaatgttaaaagaaaaagaataaaagacaCATCAATCTTAAAAAGTTGGATGTAAATGTTTTGAGTTCTTAAACTATTAGATAAAGATGATGCTAACCCTATTCAGCATAAAACAGTGTTGTTAATGAAACATGACCACACTCATTATTTTCAGCTTTCCAGTGTGAGTATCCCATTTGTAAACAAAAGGAGATAAGAATGACTCAAGGGACGGGAAGCAATGGGgttttatgggaaatgtggatGTAATTTTGACAAACACTTCCACTAACAATGTCACTGTCATGAGATAACGGCTGTCTATTGTCCTGACTCAGCTTTAAGTTTTCAGGCTAATAATAAGAAGGCAGCAAAGTTTATTTAACAAATAATGACATATTCATTGCCTCAAATTATTGACACGCTGTAACATCACATGACAGgacaacattgtgttttggcAAGTACAACTATACTTATAGGTTACTGCTATTTCCAAAAGCACTGCATTGTTTGCTAGCAGCACAGTTTTAGGGATGACAGAGTTGGCTGGTCTATCAGCCCACCACTTTGTTCCAGATTGAAATCTCTcaacaatttttgtaacttttgtaTGGATTTTCATTCAAATTTGTGTAGATTTCCATGATCCACATAGAACAAATCCTTAACTATGGTGATCCTTTGACTTTTCATTATGTGCCTTCATGAGGTTGTGATTTGTGGGTTTAAGTGAAACTATTTATGTATTACCATGAAATCTGgtacacacatttacaatagGGTGAATTACAACAACTTTCCTATAACTTTCGTCTTGTGCCATCATCAATTCAAAATTTCAGttctgcaaaactaataacattccccTCAGCttcagctatactttgtgtttagtgctaattagcagatgttagcatggtaacacacgaaaactaagatggtgaacatggtaaacattatacctgctaaacatttgcatgttaggattgtcattgtgagcatgttagcatgctgatgttagcatttagcatggccagtggtggaagaagtactcagatcctcttacttaagtaaaagtaccaatacagcaatgtaaaaatacttacaagtaaaagtcctgcatgaaaaatcctacttaagtaaaagtacataagtattagcagcaaaatgtagttaaagtatgaaagtaaaagtattggtttggtccctctgattgatatattattatataggacatcattagattattaatactgaagcatcagtgttagagcagcatgttactgttgtagctgctggaggtggagctagtttcaactactttatatacagttagctaatttagtccagtggttcccaacgtAGGGGTAAGGCCCCTcaaaagggtcaccagataaatgtgaggggttgtgagatgattaatgggagaggaaagaagaaaaaacaagtccTGATAAACAAatctgactacacactgctttttgtaagactggttggaaaccactggtttcatctttaacaatatgttgtattttaaaagtttgttatattatccattgtgtcaaatcttcatctgaaaagtaactaaagctttcaaataaatgtagtgtagtagaaagtacaatatttccctctgaaatgtagtagagtggaagtataaagtagcatcaaatggaaacacTTGAGTAAAGCGGTAGACTCTTAGTCTGATATTGTGGTATTTTGAGACATATTTTGTGgtgtctgttttatgtcatttgtGTGTAGGCGTactcattattgttgttgttgcctaTCTTGGCCAGAACTCTCTTGACAAAAGGGATTTTTAATCTAAATGAGGTTCTCCtgcttaaacctgcattaaccgattttttggccacttgggggcagcagaagcaagtagtgaacacaacactgctTGCTAGCAAactgttgcttatttacacatccagcagttaaggggcaacattatcattaatttagagtcgtgtttctgtccacctgatgaatgtaaatccaatatccactctcttttagctctgtttttggtctctatcaactcctgagggaaatatctggctctttagctgctaaatccTAAAtccactatgttcatcagctagtcactaactgtctgtttgccatttggtgctgagcaggtagtagACAGgtagtggatttttttttttggggggggggggggggggggtctgtgAAAACAGCTATGAGAATGGTGAGAGTCAACCAAAACAGTGACGTTGCAGGCTgcacagctaaacaatgagctgtaactcgctataaagctctgtaaagccgaggggagctaCAGACTTTGGTGATAATTCACTGTAGGTTCGTCATTATGAGCGACACCTCTAATtgatattgttaatataaaaaataacgattatagccactttaaataaaggttaacaaaataataaaagggtcacttttatataatttaatataatattttaattgtatattGCTCTTATAATTGGACTGGCACTTCATACTTCCAGTATCTCTTATCACAGCAGCCATAGCTGTAGCCACAACCACAGACCTGACTGTGAAGTTTTGTCCCTGCGTTAAGTGGATCTGTACTGTTCATTTTTCCCACAGCAGAGTGTTCCTTCCAGCCTCAGGGTGTGCGTGGTATATAAACAGCTACAGTAGGTCTACTGTTTATGAGGAAGGACTACAGACCTCCTCTGGGTGATGTCCAATAATAGTCTGATCCAAAACCAACCACTGGTCCCCTTCCCCTCTCAGACTCAAGTGGAATAGGTGTGTGGAATTTAGCTTCAGCTCCGTCAGGGCTTACGTACATTCACGGATCAAGTTatatcatcacacacacacacacacacacacacactgatattcATTAGAATATCACAGATTGGTATATAAATGATAtgagtaaaaacacagaaatgacacacacacacacacacacacacacacacacatacacacacacaagcattatGGAGAGTGTTATAAGCGGAGGTGTAGATGGAAGGAACGCAGGGACACAGCCTCTTTC encodes:
- the susd5 gene encoding protein starmaker — encoded protein: MLDRCNQTVLSLLFGCLVGLFVASVVNADGRVFVLDLRNSSGLQGFRDAERACASQHARLASAAELRHAVLECYFSPCTRGWLYGGTVGTTVCNIVGGTLKAVDVRTENATEETTHLDAFCIKDKGVACGDPPSFPNARMQGHSDLEMGDELLYTCVPGYVMSSGHSAFSLLCDSCGEWYGLVQVCVKDETESHVDYEDKFTDSYGGAEHHNEGPEEAHGEVYEEVHGAAYPEGKRTQEQEGTSFSFEGEVEHQDQHKEQEVGGEVIEHGRKFEGATKAGEKDKEQAAEDLIGHPRWEQERKEVVKTDATEAPVSLLSQKHLFWFPSEAFQQEGHPVSTSPVTQTTQRASGAQSDESKEQESQERQPHQLPVDDHDHDHEQDSYADHDTNDRDDHDNSHHDDQDVHDDSHHDDQDDHHSHQDEDGHDDDSKHYISAQDDDLDRRGRYENHDDRYDHYDMGEHEDERDHVRYGSQDYDDREDTYDEHESYEDHEDVTDDHTDDDQEHPDGLEEHPDSRDHDDGKEHYDTSEDDRDHDNLDDHEHIDHDSYDDHDSHDSREDNDDGHPHVIFSIETDERQNVTQKGAEGAATTDETWLDGYPVAQEETETSDSTTERVGPEDREGGTVVRTTDRPNEVEKPVPYTSLPEMPESPTNDSDLEQGGVVPRLIPTAAPSPDEPEPSNSDTLEYDTQQAAPTHSWMGDLTEHPFLNHGPAPPVHDGDVITGAMEEHTVHNLPGETGDRGEVEGEMGEAICTGEDCPPHPPSSSSRGPTVAAIIVAVCVIAAAVIVGVWCYRRQQQKSSMYKMNGKGQSQTRQGQQIEMQQKV